In Thermovirga sp., the DNA window CCCGGCCTAGACGCGGAGGCACTGTGGGCGGCTTTCTCCGGCACTCCGGGTGCCATGGTGCCGTGGCACATCTTGACCGTGATCGCCGCTACAGCCGTCATCCTCCGGGGTGTTTCGGAGGGACTCGAGAAAATAAACAAGGTCCTCATTCCAACCCTCTTCGTGTTGCTCCTTTTCCTGGCCATCAGGGCCAACATGCTCCCCGGTGCCTCCGAAGGCCTGAGATTCTTCTTCGAACCCAAGTGGGAGGACTTGCTCAAGGGACGGGTCTGGCTCGAGGCTTTTACCCAAGTGGCCTGGTCCACGGGAGCAGGGTGGGGGCTCATGCTTACCTACTATGTTTATACGAAAAAGCGCGAGGATATAGCCCTCAACGCCACCACCATCTGCTTCGCCGACACCCTGGCGGGCCTTCTTGCCGGTTTGGCTGTCATCCCCACCATTTTCGCCCTATCCCCGGATCCCACGGCAGCCGTAGGCAGTGGTAACACCGGGCTCGCCTTCATCCACCTTACCAGGCTTTTCGCCGTCATGCCCGGCGGGGCGATCTTTGCGGCCCTGTTCTTTCTGTCCCTGGTCTTTGCCGGGTTCACCTCCCTGATCGCCATGTTCGAGATGACCCTGCGCTTCCTGTTGGATGCCGGCTGGGCGCGTAAAAAAGGCGCCCTGGTCGTTGGCTTGGGGGTCCTGGTTTTCGGACTTCCCTCGGCCTGGGATGTTTCCTTCCTGGACAACCAGGACTGGGTTTGGGGCGTTGGCCTCCTTTTCAGCGGCCTCATCTTCTCCATCGCCGCCATTTTTAAAGTAGGCGTCAACAAGGTCTGGGAAGAGTATATAGCACCCGATTCGGACATCAAGGCCGCCTGGATGTTCAAACTGATCTACCTCTTCCCCTTATGGTTCGCGATAATCTTCGTCTGGTGGATCGCACAGGCCGCCAGCTGGTACCCCGACACATATATGAAGTGGCTCCCAATATCGGTGTACACCTTCTCCGTGGGTACCATGGTCTACCAGTGGGCTATCGTGGTCGCCATCGCCCTGGTCACGAACAACTGGCTGGCGAACAAGTCAAGGTTCCCCTTCGAGGCCGCCGAATAGATCAGCCGCCGGCGCCGCTCAAGGGGAACCCTTTGAAGAAGACCACTCGCGGGGAGGAATTCCGATGGGTTGGCAGTTCAACATGATCGTCATAATGGCCCTCGTCTTCGGCGGCACGGGCTGGTGCGTCTACAGGACCATAAAAGCCGAGGAGAAAAAGTAGCGCGTCGATCGACCGATAAGATAAGGGGCCGCTGTGCGCAGAGCGGCCCCCTTATCTTATCGGAAGGTCACTTTCCGGTGCTGCCGAAGCCTCCGCTTCCCCGGTCCGTCCGGCTCAGGGAATCTTTTACCTTCCAATCTATCCTGCTCACGGGGGCGAGGACCATCTGGGCTATCCTGTCCCCCTTTTCGATTTCGAAGGGATTTTCACCCAGGTTGACGAGGATGACCCTCACCTCGCCCCGATAATCGGCATCGATCGTTCCCGGCGCATTCAGGACGGTCACCCCGTGCTTCAGGGCAAGACCGCTGCGGGGACGCACCTGGCACTCGTACCCCGCGGGTATCTCGAGACGGATCCCCGTCCCCACCGAAAGCCTCCCTCCGGGGGGGATGATCGCTTTTTCCATCGACATGAGGTCAACCCCGGAAGAAAAGGGCGTGGCGTAAGCCGGCAGCTCTGCCCCGTCATCATCCCGGAAAATCCCGAGTTTTACCGGGTCCAGCATGGCTACCTATCCCTGCCCCTGTCCCCGAAGTCTTTTCTCCTGGGCCCCCCGTGAGGCCTCCTGTCGCCGCCCGGCCTGCTTCCCGGCCTCGAGGTTCCACCTCTCGGGCCCCTGTCGCGGTCAGTCGAGGGAGGCAGGGCCTTGATCCTCTCCTCCCTGGCGTCCTCCAGGACGAAGGCGTCGGCAAACCTTTCCGCCAGTTCCGGTTCGCCTCTTCTTTCAAGGGCTCGCCTCCTGGAGAGATTGATCCTCCCCATATCGTCGATCTCCTTGACCATCACAAGGACCGAATCCCCAGGGGAGAGAACATCGTCGACCTTGCCGACGTGAGTGGTGCTTATCTCGCTCACGTGCAGAAGACCTTCCTTACCAGGAAGGACCTCCACGAAAGCACCGAAGGTCATGAGCCGGGTGACCTTGCCCGAGAACACCTCTCCGGCCGTGACGTCCCTGACGAGGTCGTTGATCATGTCGAGGGCCTTTTCAGCGGCCTCGGTGGTGGGCGACGCCACGAAAACTCTACCGTCGTCCTCGACGTCGACCTTGACGCCCGTCTGGGCGACGATGTTGCGTATCGTCTTGCCACCGGGCCCGATGATGTCCCTGATCTTGTCCAGGGGCACCGTGAGGGTGTAGATCCTGGGGGCATAGGCGGATATATTCTCGCGTGGCTCAGCCAGGACGCTGTCCATCTTGTCAAGGATAAAAAGCCTTCCCCTGCGCGCTTGGTCGAGGGCCTTCTCCAGGATGGCCCTGGTTATGCCCCCGGCCTTGTTATCCATCTGGAGGGCCGTTATTCCCTCCTTGGTGCCCGTGACTTTGAAATCCATGTCACCGTAATGGTCTTCCAGGCCTTGGATATCGGTTAGGACCACCACCTTGTCGCCTTCCTTTATCAACCCCATGGCGACTCCGGCGACGGTCTTTTTCACGGGGACCCCCGCGTCCATCAGGGAGAGGCTGGCCCCGCAGACCGAAGCCATGGAACTGGAGCCGTTGGATTCCAGTATGTCCGAGACCACCCTGACCGCGTAGGGGAAATCCTCTTCCCCCGGAAGCATTCCTCTTACGGCCCTCTCCGCCAGGGCGCCATGCCCGATCTCCCTCCGCCCGGGACCCCTCATGGGCCGTACCTCGCCGACGGAGAAGGGGGGAAAGTTATAGTGAAGCATGAAGCGCTTGGAGGGTTCGTCCAGTTTGAGGCCATCGACCAATTGGTCGTCCTCGCCGACCATCCCTAGGGTGGTTGTCACCAGCGCCTGGGTCTCGCCCCTGGTGAAAAGGGCCGACCCGTGAACCCTGGGAAGAATCCCCACCTCGCAGGTGACGGGACGAACCTCGTCCATGGCCCTTCCGTCAGCCCTTCGGCCCTCGTCGACGATGAGAGACCTCATGGCTCTCTTCACGGTATCTTCCACGGCGGACTTTATATAGGACTCCGCTTCGGGAAATCCCTCGAGCAGGCTCTCCAGGGCCTTGTCCGTGGCGATACCAATAGCCTCGCCCCTGGGTTTCTTTTCATGGATCTGTACGGCCTGGTAGATCTCCCCGTAGAGTTCCCGCTCGATCCAGGAGTCTATCTCCGGGTAGGTCTCCGCTTCGGTTATCTTGACGGGCGGCTTTCCGGCCCTTTCGGCCATCTCGACCTGGGCCTGGACCAAGGCGTATATCTCCTGTTGAGCCATCTCTAGGGCGTCCACCATCACGTCCTCGGGGATCTCGCCAGCCCCGGCCTCCACCATGGTGATCCCCCCGGAGTGGCCGCTCACGACCAAGTCAAGGGTGCTCTCCTTCATCAGGTCCTCGGTGGGGTTGATGACGAGTCGCCCGTCGATCCT includes these proteins:
- a CDS encoding sodium-dependent transporter; amino-acid sequence: MAEQKNTDQWTSRWGLVLACVGMAVGTGNIWRFPRVAASQGGGAFVIALLIGLFLWGIPLLMAEAVWGKVSRMGVIGSFKVMVGRNWTWMGTTVALICLGITFYYSVVVGWCIRYLVYALTGVIKPGLDAEALWAAFSGTPGAMVPWHILTVIAATAVILRGVSEGLEKINKVLIPTLFVLLLFLAIRANMLPGASEGLRFFFEPKWEDLLKGRVWLEAFTQVAWSTGAGWGLMLTYYVYTKKREDIALNATTICFADTLAGLLAGLAVIPTIFALSPDPTAAVGSGNTGLAFIHLTRLFAVMPGGAIFAALFFLSLVFAGFTSLIAMFEMTLRFLLDAGWARKKGALVVGLGVLVFGLPSAWDVSFLDNQDWVWGVGLLFSGLIFSIAAIFKVGVNKVWEEYIAPDSDIKAAWMFKLIYLFPLWFAIIFVWWIAQAASWYPDTYMKWLPISVYTFSVGTMVYQWAIVVAIALVTNNWLANKSRFPFEAAE
- the dut gene encoding dUTP diphosphatase, which produces MLDPVKLGIFRDDDGAELPAYATPFSSGVDLMSMEKAIIPPGGRLSVGTGIRLEIPAGYECQVRPRSGLALKHGVTVLNAPGTIDADYRGEVRVILVNLGENPFEIEKGDRIAQMVLAPVSRIDWKVKDSLSRTDRGSGGFGSTGK
- a CDS encoding polyribonucleotide nucleotidyltransferase, coding for MMETFNVEVGGRVMTFETGKLAKQANGAVRVTQGETSLLLTACISDKLREGIDFLPLLVDYEERFYSAGKIPGGFIKREGRPSETAILASRIIDRSIRSLFHDHTRNDIHIVATTLSVDQSTPPNILAINGASAALMLSGIPWKGPVGAVRVGRIDGRLVINPTEDLMKESTLDLVVSGHSGGITMVEAGAGEIPEDVMVDALEMAQQEIYALVQAQVEMAERAGKPPVKITEAETYPEIDSWIERELYGEIYQAVQIHEKKPRGEAIGIATDKALESLLEGFPEAESYIKSAVEDTVKRAMRSLIVDEGRRADGRAMDEVRPVTCEVGILPRVHGSALFTRGETQALVTTTLGMVGEDDQLVDGLKLDEPSKRFMLHYNFPPFSVGEVRPMRGPGRREIGHGALAERAVRGMLPGEEDFPYAVRVVSDILESNGSSSMASVCGASLSLMDAGVPVKKTVAGVAMGLIKEGDKVVVLTDIQGLEDHYGDMDFKVTGTKEGITALQMDNKAGGITRAILEKALDQARRGRLFILDKMDSVLAEPRENISAYAPRIYTLTVPLDKIRDIIGPGGKTIRNIVAQTGVKVDVEDDGRVFVASPTTEAAEKALDMINDLVRDVTAGEVFSGKVTRLMTFGAFVEVLPGKEGLLHVSEISTTHVGKVDDVLSPGDSVLVMVKEIDDMGRINLSRRRALERRGEPELAERFADAFVLEDAREERIKALPPSTDRDRGPRGGTSRPGSRPGGDRRPHGGPRRKDFGDRGRDR